Proteins encoded in a region of the Dreissena polymorpha isolate Duluth1 chromosome 6, UMN_Dpol_1.0, whole genome shotgun sequence genome:
- the LOC127834005 gene encoding uncharacterized protein LOC127834005, whose amino-acid sequence MTYEQFKNEFGFDAAEIVDEFTPCADPMLNNLAVGQPLINDQSFETNETPNSSLESPLVQNEFKDINVSDVQQFIKNEENKNTAKKTLNDTNKFKRFLASRGEYREMHHIEVDVLDDYISTFILSLQKSNSTEYEPTSIRGILGSLDRKLKRHRFPYSIMAGSGPQFSLTRQTYNAKKKSLKKQGKGNRPCEAAPLTDGELEVMWQKGVLGSHSPTALVNTLWLNNCLHFGLRGTKEQYNLRWGDITLKAAVGGTEYLDYNERQTKTRTGENVADVRRVTPKMFSTGKNDLRNPVEIYKLYSQKRPTGFSGPEDPFFLAPNTVFGKDASGTSGEGEVTWFIRQRVGMNKMGKMLKTMANDAGLQGNKRLTNHSTRKHLVQKLREHNVPPTDIMAITGHKNVQSIINYSCVSEEQQKKCSNILACHTPRANNISSSTASTSRIAHTATSTTDSCDSFPQTSNCPEMQNVNTHHNPISFQQQFASSLQSQFSGATFHIANFHVHNYFTRNEHDNTHK is encoded by the exons ATGACTTATGAACAGTTTAAAAACGAATTTGGTTTTGATGCAGCTGAAATTGTTGATGAGTTTACACCTTGTGCAGATCCCATGCTCAATAACTTAGCAGTTGGCCAACCTTTAATTAATGATCAAAGTTTTGAAACAAATGAAACTCCAAATTCCAGTCTTGAAAGTCCCTTGGTTCAAAATGAATTTAAAGACATAAATGTTTCTGATGTTCAACAATTCatcaaaaatgaagaaaataaaaacacgGCCAAAAAAACTTTGAACGACACCAACAAGTTCAAACGTTTCCTTGCATCGCGTGGCGAATACAGAGAAATGCACCATATTGAAGTTGATGTTCTTGACGACTACATTTCCACCTTCATATTATCACTTCAAAAATCCAATAGCACCGAGTATGAGCCCACTAGTATTCGAGGCATCCTTGGCAGTCTTGACAGAAAACTGAAGAGGCATCGTTTTCCATACTCGATAATGGCTGGCAGTGGGCCCCAATTTTCTCTGACTAGACAGACCTATAATGCCAAGAAAAAAAGCTTAAAGAAACAG GGTAAAGGGAACAGGCCATGTGAAGCAGCACCACTAACCGATGGAGAGCTTGAAGTCATGTGGCAGAAAGGTGTCCTTGGATCTCACAGCCCAACAGCGCTGGTGAACACTCTTTGGCTCAACAACTGTCTGCACTTTGGCCTAAGAGGCACTAAAGAGCAGTACAATCTGAG ATGGGGTGACATTACATTGAAAGCTGCTGTTGGTGGAACAGAATATTTGGACTATAACGAACGGCAGACAAAAACCAGAACGGGTGAAAATGTGGCAGATGTGCGAAGAGTGACACCTAAGATGTTTTCAACTGGAAAAAATGATTTGAGAAACCCTGTTGAAATTTATAAACTGTATTCGCAGAAGCGGCCCACTGGTTTTTCGGGACCCGAAGACCCTTTCTTTTTGGCACCGAACACAGTTTTTGGAAAAGATGCTTCCGGGACTAGTGGTGAGGGAGAGGTTACTTGGTTTATCAGACAAAGGGTTGGGATGAACAAAATGggaaaaatgttgaaaacaatgGCAAATGATGCTGGATTACAAGGGAACAAACGATTAACAAACCACTCTACCCGGAAACATCTAGTTCAAAAACTGAGGGAGCACAATGTCCCACCAACGGATATTATGGCAATAACTGGGCATAAAAATGTGCAGTCGATTATTAATTATTCTTGTGTCAGTGAAGAGCAACAAAAAAAATGCTCAAACATACTTGCCTGTCACACTCCACGTGCAAATAACATCAGCAGCTCTACCGCCTCTACATCTCGTATAGCCCATACTGCTACCTCTACCACAGACAGTTGTGATTCCTTCCCTCAAACGTCCAACTGCCCCGAGATGCAAAATGTCAATACACACCACAACCCGATCAGCTTCCAACAGCAATTTGCTAGCTCGCTTCAATCACAATTTTCCGGAGCAACATTTCACATTGCCAACTTCCATGTTCACAACTACTTTACTCGCAACGAACACGACAATACACATAAATAA